From Hydrogenispora ethanolica, the proteins below share one genomic window:
- the dapB gene encoding 4-hydroxy-tetrahydrodipicolinate reductase, which translates to MTRVCLVGLGRTGIEVAKAIMEQKDLRLVSAISSPNSRKIGKDLGEILGCPATGVIVQGPDQIEPIVFQSRPDVVVDFTNPAATVRNSKLFSKMKVNIVVGTTGFSKIAMYKLYVLTKKYHNAILYAPNITLGVNVMMLLTNLAANMLNNYDFQITEIHHKHKKDAPSGTAVKIAKEIEKGLAASGLPETADVPIQAIRAGGVVGKHEVLIVGENDRIEISHESFSRKAFALGAIKGIRFIQGKSGYFEMNDVLNLQKVLGDYLAKEKFRNKRQPLYRMNSAAN; encoded by the coding sequence ATGACTCGAGTATGCTTAGTGGGATTGGGCAGAACCGGGATTGAGGTTGCCAAGGCGATCATGGAACAAAAGGATCTGCGGCTGGTTTCGGCTATCTCCAGCCCCAACAGCCGCAAGATTGGGAAGGATCTGGGAGAGATCCTGGGCTGCCCGGCGACGGGTGTTATCGTCCAGGGTCCGGACCAGATCGAGCCGATCGTCTTCCAATCCCGTCCCGATGTGGTGGTGGATTTCACCAACCCCGCCGCCACGGTCAGGAACTCCAAGCTATTTTCCAAAATGAAAGTGAATATCGTGGTCGGAACCACCGGCTTTTCCAAAATCGCCATGTATAAGCTGTACGTCCTGACCAAGAAGTACCATAACGCCATCCTGTATGCTCCCAACATTACCCTCGGCGTCAATGTCATGATGCTGTTGACCAATTTGGCAGCCAACATGCTCAACAACTACGACTTCCAGATCACCGAGATCCACCATAAACATAAAAAAGACGCGCCGTCGGGCACGGCTGTGAAAATCGCCAAAGAGATCGAGAAAGGCTTGGCTGCCTCGGGCCTGCCCGAAACGGCCGACGTTCCGATTCAGGCGATCCGCGCCGGCGGCGTGGTCGGCAAACACGAGGTCCTGATCGTCGGCGAAAACGACCGCATCGAGATCTCCCACGAATCCTTCTCGCGCAAAGCCTTCGCCTTGGGCGCGATCAAGGGGATCCGCTTCATTCAGGGGAAATCCGGTTATTTTGAGATGAACGATGTGCTGAATCTGCAGAAGGTCCTCGGCGACTACCTGGCGAAGGAGAAGTTCCGCAACAAGCGGCAACCGCTGTACCGTATGAACAGCGCCGCGAATTAA
- a CDS encoding LysR family transcriptional regulator, with the protein MEVRQLKTFTTIARLASFVQAAEELGYAQSTITSHIQALENELGVRLFERLGHTIRLTGPGRALLPYAEQVTRLVAEALEIAAHPDVPQGTLTIGTGESLGTYRLPGLLRTYRAVFPQVELALKFANCGAVREALRDNGLDVGLIISERTADADLIVEELSAETMLFLAAPDHPLARKSRVRPEDLGESCLILTEPGCSYRATVTKILQDFRVTPLSLLEASSIEAIKQLIMIGMGVAMLPQFSVAAELAEGRIRALSWAGPVPGYSVQLLHHKDKWLSPALRSFLNTARRYWRDPQPPHDAATPAG; encoded by the coding sequence ATGGAGGTTCGCCAGCTCAAGACCTTTACAACCATCGCCCGCCTGGCCAGCTTCGTGCAGGCCGCGGAGGAACTGGGCTATGCCCAGTCGACCATCACCAGCCATATTCAAGCCCTGGAGAACGAGCTGGGAGTGAGGCTCTTCGAACGGCTCGGGCATACGATCCGCCTGACCGGGCCGGGCCGCGCCCTATTGCCCTACGCCGAGCAGGTGACCAGGCTCGTCGCAGAGGCCCTGGAGATCGCCGCGCATCCCGATGTTCCCCAAGGCACGCTGACCATCGGCACCGGGGAATCGCTGGGAACTTACCGGTTGCCGGGTTTGCTCCGGACGTACCGGGCCGTCTTTCCCCAAGTGGAGCTGGCCCTAAAGTTCGCCAACTGCGGCGCCGTCCGGGAGGCGCTCCGCGACAACGGGCTGGATGTCGGCCTGATCATCAGCGAACGGACCGCCGACGCCGACCTGATCGTCGAGGAGCTTTCCGCCGAGACCATGCTCTTTCTGGCGGCTCCCGATCACCCGCTGGCCCGGAAGAGCCGGGTCCGCCCGGAAGACCTGGGCGAGAGCTGCCTGATCCTGACCGAGCCGGGCTGCAGCTACCGGGCGACCGTCACCAAAATCCTGCAAGATTTCCGGGTGACGCCCCTCTCCTTATTGGAGGCCAGCAGCATCGAAGCGATCAAGCAGCTGATCATGATCGGCATGGGCGTCGCAATGCTGCCGCAGTTCAGCGTCGCCGCGGAACTGGCGGAGGGGCGGATCCGGGCGCTATCTTGGGCGGGGCCCGTTCCCGGTTACAGTGTACAGTTGCTCCATCATAAGGACAAATGGCTCTCGCCGGCGCTGCGGTCCTTTTTGAACACGGCGCGGCGCTACTGGCGGGATCCCCAGCCGCCCCACGATGCCGCCACCCCTGCCGGTTAG
- a CDS encoding DJ-1/PfpI family protein codes for MKTKKILLLLAKGFEAYEASVFTDVLGWNRLEGDGTTEVVACGLHQALRCTWNFTVIPEMLLSEVDPAGFDALAIPGGFEEAGFYEDAYSDEFTQLIQAFDRAGKPIAAVCVGALAVGKSGVLRGRRGTTYHLKNGLRRAQLAGFGVQVVDELLVRDGNIITSSCPATALDVAFTLLEMLTSAENRRAVQERMGF; via the coding sequence ATGAAAACCAAAAAGATTCTGCTTTTACTGGCCAAAGGATTTGAAGCGTATGAGGCGAGCGTCTTTACGGATGTGCTGGGCTGGAACAGGCTGGAGGGGGACGGGACGACCGAGGTGGTCGCTTGCGGGCTGCACCAAGCGCTCCGCTGCACCTGGAATTTTACGGTCATCCCCGAAATGCTCCTGTCCGAAGTGGACCCGGCAGGCTTTGATGCGCTGGCCATTCCGGGAGGATTCGAGGAAGCCGGTTTTTATGAGGACGCTTACAGCGACGAATTTACGCAGTTGATTCAAGCCTTCGACCGGGCCGGGAAACCGATCGCCGCGGTCTGCGTGGGTGCCTTGGCGGTCGGCAAAAGCGGCGTTTTGCGCGGCCGCCGCGGGACCACCTACCATTTGAAGAATGGCCTGCGGCGCGCACAATTGGCCGGCTTCGGCGTCCAGGTGGTGGATGAGCTTTTGGTCCGCGACGGGAACATCATCACCTCATCCTGCCCCGCCACAGCCTTGGATGTCGCCTTCACCCTGCTGGAGATGCTGACCTCCGCCGAGAACCGCCGGGCGGTTCAGGAACGGATGGGTTTCTAG
- the ablA gene encoding lysine 2,3-aminomutase, with protein sequence MVIYEEKQRRIAEGLDCGAKLSQWKDWRWQLAHSIRDIPTFERLTGISFDSETRLQLEKTVAKFPISITPYYLSLIETADYRNDPIYKQAFPDPGELTVQQWEMSDPLAEETDSPVPGITHRYPDRVLFHISNLCAMYCRHCTRKRKVGDIDCIPGRDELTKGIDYIRSHPEVRDVLLSGGDPFLLSDEYLDWILGEIRGIPHVEVVRIGTRTPVVMPFRITGGLTEVIRKYHPVWVNTHFNHPRELTPSAMEALRKLADAGIPLGNQTVLLAGVNDCPRIIKKLVHKLVQNRVRPYYLYQCDLSEGLSHFRTPVGKGIEIMESLIGHTSGFAVPTYVIDAPGGGGKIPVLPNYLLSWSVHKVVLRNFEGVITTYTEPKHYQNTFCDNNCQDCHLQLKLENADEFKAVGIESLLSDSDETNTLIPQNIPRIERRER encoded by the coding sequence ATGGTCATTTATGAGGAAAAGCAGCGCAGGATCGCCGAGGGGCTCGACTGTGGCGCGAAGCTTTCCCAGTGGAAAGATTGGCGGTGGCAGTTGGCGCATTCCATCCGGGATATTCCCACTTTCGAACGGCTGACCGGCATTTCGTTTGACAGCGAAACCCGGCTCCAGCTCGAAAAGACCGTAGCCAAATTCCCCATCTCGATCACGCCGTATTATCTGTCCCTGATCGAAACCGCGGACTACCGGAACGATCCCATCTATAAACAGGCATTTCCCGATCCCGGCGAATTAACGGTCCAGCAATGGGAGATGTCCGATCCGCTGGCCGAGGAGACGGACAGCCCTGTGCCAGGGATCACCCACCGCTATCCGGACCGGGTCCTCTTTCACATCAGCAATCTTTGCGCCATGTACTGCCGGCATTGCACCCGCAAAAGAAAGGTGGGCGACATCGACTGCATCCCCGGCCGGGACGAATTGACCAAGGGGATCGACTATATCCGCAGCCATCCCGAGGTGCGGGATGTCCTCCTGTCCGGCGGGGACCCGTTTTTACTCTCCGATGAATATCTGGACTGGATTCTCGGCGAGATCCGGGGGATCCCCCATGTGGAAGTGGTGCGCATCGGGACCCGGACGCCGGTGGTGATGCCGTTCCGGATCACCGGCGGCTTGACCGAGGTCATCCGGAAGTACCATCCGGTCTGGGTCAACACCCATTTCAACCACCCGCGGGAGCTTACTCCCTCGGCCATGGAAGCTTTGCGGAAACTGGCGGACGCGGGGATCCCGCTGGGGAATCAGACCGTTTTGCTGGCCGGGGTCAATGATTGCCCCCGGATCATCAAAAAACTCGTCCACAAGCTGGTGCAAAACCGGGTCCGCCCCTACTATCTGTACCAGTGCGATTTATCGGAGGGCTTATCGCATTTCCGGACGCCGGTGGGCAAAGGGATCGAGATCATGGAGAGCCTCATCGGCCATACCAGCGGTTTTGCGGTTCCGACCTATGTCATCGACGCCCCGGGGGGCGGCGGCAAGATCCCGGTGCTGCCCAATTACCTGCTCTCCTGGTCCGTCCATAAGGTCGTTCTCCGCAATTTCGAGGGAGTCATCACCACCTACACCGAGCCGAAGCATTATCAAAACACCTTCTGCGATAACAACTGCCAGGACTGCCACCTGCAATTGAAACTGGAGAACGCCGACGAATTCAAGGCCGTGGGCATTGAGAGCCTGTTGTCGGATTCGGATGAGACCAACACCCTGATCCCCCAGAACATCCCCAGGATCGAGCGGAGAGAGCGGTGA
- the ablB gene encoding putative beta-lysine N-acetyltransferase — MSDILARLGDSLIQHGKHNDRVYLMKLSPGDYPAILSGIEELVAEHRYTKVFAKVPESCAEEFLRHGYQIEAQVPDFYWGKIRALFLAKYYSESRKAFPEQELQNVRELVRTTAARREVPEPGPFRVAPMAEPDAAAMAELYRRVFPSYPFPIDRPEYLRETMAGETFYFGIRDCGRLIALSSAETDREYLNAEMTDFAVLPEYRGSGLAGLLLRQMEEAAQRLGIKTAYTIARLKSAGMNVTFLKSGYSYTGTLINNTQIAGGFESMNVLYKKLAE, encoded by the coding sequence GTGAGCGATATCCTCGCCAGGCTCGGCGACAGCCTCATCCAGCACGGGAAACACAACGACCGGGTGTATCTCATGAAGCTGAGCCCCGGCGATTACCCGGCGATCCTCTCCGGCATTGAGGAACTGGTCGCGGAGCACCGTTACACCAAAGTCTTTGCGAAGGTGCCGGAGTCCTGCGCCGAGGAGTTCCTCCGGCACGGCTACCAAATTGAAGCCCAGGTGCCCGATTTTTACTGGGGAAAGATCCGTGCCCTTTTCCTGGCCAAGTATTATTCGGAATCCCGCAAAGCATTCCCGGAACAAGAGCTCCAAAACGTGCGGGAGCTCGTTCGAACGACCGCGGCGCGGCGGGAGGTCCCGGAGCCCGGGCCCTTCCGCGTAGCACCCATGGCGGAACCCGACGCCGCGGCGATGGCCGAACTATACCGGAGGGTCTTTCCGAGCTACCCGTTTCCCATCGACCGTCCGGAATACTTGCGCGAGACGATGGCCGGCGAGACCTTCTATTTCGGCATCCGCGACTGCGGCCGCTTGATCGCGCTTTCCTCCGCCGAAACGGACCGGGAGTATCTCAACGCGGAAATGACCGACTTCGCGGTGTTGCCGGAGTACCGGGGAAGCGGGTTGGCAGGGTTGTTGCTGCGGCAGATGGAAGAAGCCGCGCAGAGGCTGGGGATCAAAACCGCCTATACCATTGCCCGTCTGAAGTCGGCCGGGATGAATGTGACCTTCCTGAAGTCCGGCTACAGCTATACCGGAACGCTGATTAACAATACCCAGATCGCCGGCGGCTTCGAAAGCATGAATGTGCTTTACAAAAAGCTGGCGGAGTGA
- a CDS encoding DUF1349 domain-containing protein has product MEFQAAKLHWIHPPRQFSVTDERIEITTEPGTDYWQRTYYGFRNDNAHTLVMPVAEDFSFTVKTQFDSKTQYDQCGIILYQNSDNWFKASIEYENETYQRLGSVVTNQGYSDWATADIPAGIRQMVYRLSRRGADFRVENSLDGEGFAQMRIFHFSAGQDAVNLGIYACSPLQSSFHAVFTEMRLTGCVWEAYRGPENS; this is encoded by the coding sequence ATGGAATTTCAAGCCGCAAAACTGCATTGGATTCATCCGCCCCGCCAATTTAGCGTGACCGACGAGCGGATCGAAATCACCACCGAGCCCGGGACCGATTATTGGCAGCGGACCTACTACGGGTTTCGCAACGACAATGCCCACACCCTGGTGATGCCGGTGGCGGAGGATTTTTCCTTCACCGTCAAAACCCAGTTCGATTCGAAAACGCAATACGATCAATGCGGGATCATCTTGTATCAAAACAGCGACAACTGGTTTAAGGCTTCCATTGAATACGAAAATGAAACCTATCAACGGCTGGGCAGCGTGGTGACAAACCAAGGCTATTCCGATTGGGCGACGGCCGATATCCCGGCGGGCATCCGGCAGATGGTTTACCGGCTCAGCCGCAGAGGCGCGGATTTCCGGGTGGAAAACTCACTGGATGGAGAAGGATTTGCCCAAATGAGGATTTTTCACTTCAGCGCGGGACAGGACGCGGTGAACCTGGGGATCTATGCTTGCAGTCCGTTGCAATCGAGCTTTCACGCGGTATTTACGGAAATGCGGCTGACCGGATGCGTCTGGGAAGCGTATCGCGGACCCGAGAATTCCTGA
- a CDS encoding class I SAM-dependent methyltransferase: MNVPGDKDRATLRKAVFGLPEIDYKEWYDRVGAQIGWDFGGIRCRVENAAWDFYEVVAKYCDGRTVLLDIGCGGGEKLIGLAAKVFLLIGIDASAAMIQAAQNNLLQTGLANVRFFQMRAQGLMFPDGFFQCVSCRHCSFDAGEVARVLAKDGVFLTQQVSEGDKLNIKRAFGRGQNYGQPDGTQKAAYERELKQAGFREVQALEYDAAEYYQTAGDLLFLLKHAPIVPDFGEVPGDWEIFRRLVAEFQTGKGIYTNARRYLFIARK; the protein is encoded by the coding sequence ATGAACGTCCCCGGAGACAAGGACCGAGCGACGCTCAGAAAGGCGGTTTTTGGTTTGCCGGAAATCGATTACAAAGAATGGTATGACCGGGTGGGCGCGCAAATCGGCTGGGATTTCGGCGGCATCCGCTGCCGGGTGGAGAATGCCGCCTGGGATTTTTATGAGGTAGTCGCAAAGTACTGCGACGGGCGAACGGTGCTGCTGGATATCGGCTGCGGCGGCGGAGAAAAGCTCATCGGGCTCGCCGCGAAGGTGTTTCTTCTGATCGGGATCGATGCCTCGGCCGCGATGATTCAAGCCGCCCAAAATAACCTGTTGCAAACAGGCCTCGCGAATGTGAGATTTTTTCAGATGCGCGCCCAAGGCTTGATGTTCCCGGACGGGTTTTTTCAGTGCGTCTCCTGCCGGCATTGCAGCTTCGACGCCGGCGAAGTGGCGCGGGTATTAGCGAAAGACGGAGTGTTCCTGACCCAGCAGGTCAGTGAGGGGGATAAACTGAATATCAAGCGGGCCTTTGGACGCGGCCAAAACTATGGACAACCGGATGGGACGCAAAAGGCGGCGTATGAGAGAGAGCTAAAGCAGGCCGGTTTCCGGGAGGTTCAAGCTTTGGAGTATGATGCGGCGGAGTATTACCAAACCGCCGGGGATTTGCTTTTTTTATTGAAGCATGCGCCGATCGTTCCGGACTTCGGAGAAGTTCCGGGAGATTGGGAAATCTTCCGGCGGCTGGTGGCGGAATTCCAAACCGGGAAAGGGATTTACACCAACGCCAGGCGATATCTGTTCATCGCGCGAAAATAG
- a CDS encoding endo-1,4-beta-xylanase, whose product MGKQFWVALLLGAAVLAGLNGFGPGAGAAGKDEGAPPGLRDVVSRKGLPLNIGAAVGTAFYGGPDSQTYREVLKRQFNMVVCENEMKFENIQPLPGYFDFEKGDALLAFAAANGMKMRGHTLIWHQQNPLWLMQGSWTRETLLAVMREHIQTVMRHYRGRIAEWDVANECIDDGPGHGLRKTVWAEVIGPDYLDWAFRYAREADPDALLFYNDYGAEPENAKSDAVYRLVKGMKQRGVPIDGVGLQCHFHNDELGPAQLAAIAGNIKRFTELGLKVAVTELDIRIRKPAAARDYAVQAENYRQMIRLFRSNPDCSTFMMWGFSDRYSWIPQFFTDCDDALILDRNFEPKPAYAALRGELER is encoded by the coding sequence ATGGGCAAGCAGTTTTGGGTGGCGCTCCTGCTGGGTGCGGCGGTGCTGGCCGGTTTGAACGGGTTCGGGCCCGGGGCCGGCGCCGCGGGGAAGGATGAAGGGGCCCCGCCGGGGCTGCGCGACGTGGTCAGCCGGAAGGGTCTGCCGCTAAATATCGGCGCGGCGGTGGGAACCGCCTTTTACGGGGGCCCGGATTCCCAAACCTACCGGGAGGTTCTGAAACGCCAATTCAATATGGTCGTCTGCGAGAATGAAATGAAATTTGAGAACATTCAACCGCTGCCGGGTTACTTTGATTTTGAGAAGGGCGACGCCCTGCTGGCCTTCGCCGCGGCCAACGGGATGAAAATGCGCGGCCACACTCTGATCTGGCACCAGCAGAATCCGCTGTGGCTCATGCAAGGGAGCTGGACCCGGGAGACCCTGCTGGCGGTGATGAGGGAGCACATCCAAACCGTGATGCGGCATTACCGGGGGCGGATCGCCGAATGGGACGTCGCCAACGAGTGTATTGATGACGGCCCCGGCCACGGGCTCCGCAAGACCGTCTGGGCGGAGGTCATCGGCCCGGACTATCTCGATTGGGCGTTTCGTTACGCCAGGGAGGCGGACCCGGACGCGCTGCTCTTTTATAACGACTACGGCGCCGAGCCGGAGAATGCCAAATCCGACGCAGTGTATCGGCTGGTCAAGGGAATGAAGCAGCGGGGGGTCCCCATCGACGGCGTGGGGCTGCAATGCCATTTTCACAATGACGAATTGGGTCCGGCGCAATTGGCGGCCATCGCCGGGAACATCAAGCGCTTCACGGAGTTGGGGCTGAAAGTGGCCGTCACCGAGCTGGATATCCGCATCCGCAAACCCGCGGCCGCGCGGGACTACGCCGTCCAGGCCGAGAACTACCGGCAAATGATCCGGCTTTTCCGGTCCAACCCGGATTGTTCCACCTTCATGATGTGGGGCTTCAGCGACCGATACTCCTGGATTCCCCAGTTCTTTACCGATTGCGACGACGCCTTGATCTTGGACCGCAATTTCGAACCCAAGCCCGCCTATGCCGCGCTCCGGGGCGAATTGGAGCGGTAG
- a CDS encoding GNAT family N-acetyltransferase, with amino-acid sequence MPEFWGQGYATEIAGMLLAICFIQLGLHRVTARCNARNLSSERVMQKAGMVKEGEFRKARFKNGGWDDECHYGILKEEWQAWGNSDGRMRLGNGLAAHRS; translated from the coding sequence CTGCCGGAGTTCTGGGGGCAGGGCTATGCCACCGAGATCGCCGGGATGCTGCTGGCGATCTGCTTTATCCAGCTGGGGCTGCACCGGGTTACCGCCCGCTGCAATGCGAGGAACCTATCCTCCGAAAGAGTGATGCAAAAAGCGGGCATGGTTAAGGAAGGGGAATTTCGGAAAGCCCGCTTTAAAAACGGCGGCTGGGACGATGAATGCCATTACGGTATTTTGAAAGAAGAGTGGCAAGCGTGGGGCAATTCTGACGGAAGAATGCGGCTGGGAAATGGTCTGGCGGCTCATCGTTCTTAA
- a CDS encoding class I SAM-dependent methyltransferase, with translation MEANLYEDAHVYDVLFGAAVSQPELDFYSFFIRQFGEPALELACGTGRITTALAQSGLDLHGLDLSPAMLEHARQKAQAAGKDIPFYCADMRDFAIGRRFGFIFIPCQSFQHLHTRKDVEGCLAAVRDHLLPGGAFLIQVFNPYPPLLASDPTRRIPTSREILLGRADGGTVLRRVSEPLRRREPNPPCHLFLSYGRRPD, from the coding sequence ATGGAAGCGAATCTGTATGAGGATGCCCATGTCTATGACGTACTTTTCGGAGCGGCGGTTTCCCAACCGGAGCTTGATTTTTATTCTTTTTTCATCCGGCAATTCGGCGAACCGGCCTTGGAGCTCGCCTGTGGAACCGGCCGGATCACGACGGCGCTGGCGCAGTCGGGTTTGGATCTCCATGGTCTAGACCTCTCCCCGGCCATGCTGGAGCACGCCCGTCAAAAGGCGCAAGCGGCGGGAAAGGACATTCCCTTTTACTGCGCCGACATGCGGGATTTCGCCATCGGGAGGCGGTTCGGGTTTATCTTTATCCCTTGCCAATCCTTTCAACACTTGCATACCCGAAAGGACGTCGAAGGGTGTTTGGCGGCAGTCCGTGACCATCTGTTGCCGGGCGGCGCGTTTTTGATCCAGGTCTTTAATCCCTACCCGCCGCTGCTGGCGTCCGACCCAACGCGCCGGATCCCAACCAGCCGGGAGATATTATTGGGACGGGCAGACGGGGGAACGGTATTACGCCGAGTATCAGAACCGTTACGACGCCGCGAGCCAAATCCTCCATGCCACCTATTTTTATCATACGGACGCCGACCCGATTGA
- a CDS encoding DinB family protein, translating into MMDDPKSLWNARQTRLRELLGKADRFDEAIALCLEQHAMVHAAAVSGSGAPTFEDELWEGLDETVFRALPSPKDEETIAWGIWHISRIEDITMNLLVAGEEQLFDAAWQERLRAGVRDTGNAMTTAEMLAFSAAVDMTELRNYRGAVGRKTRGIIRGLTAPDLKRKVNPAALQRILDEGAVLDVPDARWLIDFWGRKNVAGLLLMPATRHPLVHLNEALRVKAKCRSGRVGPKTRLTP; encoded by the coding sequence ATGATGGACGACCCAAAATCATTATGGAATGCGCGGCAGACCCGTCTGCGGGAGCTGCTCGGCAAGGCGGATCGCTTCGACGAAGCCATCGCCTTATGCCTGGAGCAGCACGCCATGGTTCATGCCGCGGCGGTGTCGGGGAGCGGCGCGCCGACCTTTGAGGATGAGTTATGGGAGGGGCTGGACGAGACCGTCTTCCGGGCCCTGCCCAGCCCCAAGGATGAAGAGACTATCGCCTGGGGCATCTGGCATATCAGCCGGATCGAGGATATCACCATGAATCTGCTGGTAGCCGGGGAGGAGCAGCTGTTTGACGCCGCCTGGCAGGAACGGCTGCGCGCCGGAGTCCGCGACACCGGCAACGCGATGACCACTGCGGAGATGCTGGCTTTCAGCGCGGCGGTCGACATGACGGAATTGCGCAACTACCGCGGCGCGGTGGGCCGGAAGACCCGCGGCATCATTCGGGGATTGACGGCGCCGGACTTGAAACGCAAAGTGAACCCCGCCGCGTTGCAGCGGATTCTGGATGAAGGGGCGGTGTTGGATGTCCCCGACGCCCGGTGGCTGATCGATTTCTGGGGCCGCAAGAACGTGGCCGGCCTGTTGTTGATGCCCGCCACCCGCCATCCGCTGGTCCACCTCAACGAGGCCCTGCGGGTCAAGGCCAAGTGCCGTTCCGGCCGCGTCGGCCCCAAAACCCGACTCACCCCCTGA
- a CDS encoding oleate hydratase, with protein sequence METEQTREATVTDRRTLQAYFIGGGIAALAGAAFLIRDGHMPGANIHILEELKISGGGLDGVGSPETGYVIRGGRMLNDETYECTWDLLKTIPSLQDPDRSVRDEIVAFNRKIRTRARARLVDGNGAIVDVSSMGFSNQDRLELAKLMAVPEDSLGPARINQWFGPAFFTTNFWYMWATTFAFQPWHSLIEFKRYLHRFIHEFPRIHTLAGVRRTPYNQYDSLVLPLLKWLKAHGVRLEMSTRVEDLDFKPSKTEYTVTRLHCTRDGERREIAIHPGDLVFVTNGSMVEGSSLGSMSAPPRPDGKGSSWRLWENIANKQPGLGDPGVFADHIPESLWESFTVTCHDPAFFQLMEDFSGNPPGTGALVTFKESNWLMSIVLAYQPHFINQPEDVRVFWGYGLFPNEPGNFVQKKMTECSGAEILTELCSQLRFTAQLPLILKTSNCIPCLMPFITSQFLARSRQDRPPVVPPGSTNLAFIGQFCEIPDDVVFTVEYSVRSAQTAVYTLLGLDKEIPPIYPGQFDVRVLFDSFIAMFR encoded by the coding sequence TTGGAGACGGAGCAGACAAGAGAAGCGACGGTAACGGATCGCCGGACGCTCCAGGCCTATTTTATCGGGGGCGGCATCGCCGCGCTGGCCGGAGCGGCTTTTCTGATCCGGGACGGCCATATGCCCGGCGCCAACATCCATATTCTGGAGGAGTTGAAGATCAGCGGCGGCGGGCTGGATGGCGTCGGCAGCCCCGAGACGGGGTATGTCATCCGGGGCGGCCGGATGCTGAATGACGAGACTTACGAATGTACCTGGGATCTCTTGAAGACCATCCCTTCGCTGCAGGATCCCGACCGGAGCGTGCGCGACGAGATCGTGGCCTTCAACCGCAAGATCCGGACCAGGGCCCGCGCCCGGCTGGTAGACGGCAACGGCGCCATTGTCGATGTGTCGTCGATGGGTTTTTCCAATCAGGACCGGCTGGAACTGGCGAAATTGATGGCCGTGCCCGAAGATTCGCTGGGACCCGCCCGGATCAACCAGTGGTTCGGACCGGCCTTCTTCACCACCAACTTCTGGTATATGTGGGCGACGACCTTTGCCTTTCAGCCCTGGCACAGTCTGATCGAGTTCAAACGCTATCTGCACCGCTTCATCCATGAATTCCCCCGCATCCATACCCTGGCCGGGGTGCGCCGCACTCCGTACAATCAATACGACTCGCTGGTGCTGCCGCTGTTGAAATGGCTCAAGGCGCACGGCGTGCGGCTGGAAATGAGCACGCGGGTCGAGGATCTGGACTTTAAGCCGTCCAAAACCGAGTATACCGTCACCCGGCTGCACTGCACCCGCGACGGGGAACGCCGGGAGATTGCCATTCATCCCGGCGACCTGGTCTTCGTCACCAACGGCTCGATGGTGGAAGGCTCCAGCCTCGGGTCGATGTCCGCCCCGCCCCGGCCGGACGGCAAAGGCAGCTCCTGGCGGCTCTGGGAGAATATCGCCAACAAGCAGCCGGGCCTGGGCGACCCTGGCGTATTCGCCGACCATATTCCGGAGTCCTTGTGGGAATCGTTCACCGTCACCTGCCACGACCCGGCTTTCTTTCAATTGATGGAGGACTTCTCCGGCAATCCGCCCGGTACCGGGGCGCTGGTCACCTTCAAGGAATCGAACTGGCTGATGTCGATCGTCCTGGCCTATCAGCCCCATTTTATCAACCAGCCGGAAGACGTCCGGGTTTTCTGGGGCTATGGCCTGTTCCCCAATGAACCGGGCAATTTTGTGCAGAAAAAGATGACCGAGTGCAGCGGCGCAGAGATCCTGACCGAGCTCTGCAGCCAGCTTCGCTTCACCGCCCAGCTGCCGCTGATCCTGAAGACCTCCAACTGCATCCCGTGCCTGATGCCCTTCATCACCAGCCAGTTTTTGGCCCGCTCCCGCCAGGACCGGCCGCCGGTGGTCCCGCCGGGCTCGACCAATCTCGCTTTTATCGGCCAGTTCTGCGAGATCCCCGACGATGTCGTCTTTACGGTGGAATACTCGGTCCGTTCGGCCCAGACGGCGGTTTACACCCTGCTCGGGCTGGACAAGGAGATTCCTCCCATCTACCCGGGGCAGTTTGACGTCAGGGTCCTGTTCGACTCCTTCATCGCCATGTTCCGGTAA